A DNA window from Oscillatoria sp. FACHB-1406 contains the following coding sequences:
- a CDS encoding cbb3-type cytochrome c oxidase subunit I — protein MPNNLVHGVTLPESESKHTLAESEKNWRRYFTFNTDHKVIGVQYLVTAFTFFLIGGLLAMIVRAELITPASDLVDRPFYNSLFTIHGTVMIFLWIIPSIAGLSNYVVPLAIGAKDMAFPKLNAIGFWLVPVGGIVLISSFFLPGGAAQAGWWNYPPLSLQNPSGNIINGELFWILSIVILGISSIMTAVNFVTTIVWLRAPGMTYFRLPILVWATLTAQLMQLIYLPALTGVALMLLADLTLGANFFRPTAQGDPVLYQHLFWFYSHPTVYVWVLPIFGIFSEIIPAFTRNPLFGYRSVALATISFVPITGFVWAHHMFASGTPEWLRILFMFSTELVAIPTGIKVFAWTATIWKSKLHLETPMLFAMGGVMMFLFAGITGVMLGAMPFDLHVNNTYFIVGHFHYIVYNTITMALFGGIYYWFPKISGRMYLEGLGKLHFWLTFIGANLCFFPMFPLGLQGMVRRISSYDPQYVDWNILASLGSFLLGVSILPFIANIAFSWLQGKKATKNPWLATGLEWTTSSPPPKENFEEIPVVDFPPYDYGRDKYSHPHLANR, from the coding sequence ATGCCCAATAATCTCGTACATGGTGTCACTCTACCTGAATCGGAATCGAAGCATACGCTTGCCGAATCGGAAAAAAACTGGCGACGCTATTTTACCTTCAATACCGACCATAAAGTTATCGGCGTTCAATATTTGGTGACGGCATTTACCTTCTTTTTAATCGGAGGTTTGCTGGCGATGATCGTCCGCGCCGAGCTAATCACGCCCGCTTCGGATTTGGTCGATCGCCCGTTCTACAATTCCTTATTTACCATTCACGGCACGGTCATGATTTTTTTATGGATTATACCCTCGATCGCGGGTTTATCCAATTATGTCGTTCCCCTGGCGATCGGAGCCAAGGATATGGCCTTTCCCAAACTGAACGCGATCGGTTTTTGGCTGGTTCCCGTCGGCGGTATCGTGCTAATCTCTAGTTTTTTTCTGCCCGGTGGCGCGGCGCAAGCAGGATGGTGGAATTACCCGCCGCTAAGCCTACAAAATCCTTCTGGAAACATTATTAATGGCGAATTATTTTGGATTCTCAGCATTGTTATTCTGGGGATTTCTTCAATTATGACCGCCGTTAACTTTGTGACAACAATCGTTTGGCTGCGCGCGCCGGGAATGACTTATTTTCGGCTACCGATTCTAGTTTGGGCGACTTTAACGGCTCAGCTAATGCAATTAATTTACTTACCCGCTTTAACCGGAGTAGCCCTCATGCTTCTAGCCGATCTGACCCTAGGGGCTAACTTTTTTAGACCGACTGCACAAGGCGATCCTGTTCTGTATCAACATCTATTTTGGTTTTACTCTCACCCTACAGTTTATGTGTGGGTATTGCCGATATTTGGGATTTTTTCGGAAATCATACCCGCCTTCACTCGCAACCCCTTATTTGGCTATCGTTCGGTGGCTTTGGCAACGATTAGTTTTGTCCCGATTACGGGTTTTGTTTGGGCGCATCATATGTTTGCGAGCGGTACTCCCGAATGGCTCAGAATCTTATTTATGTTTAGTACCGAACTCGTTGCCATTCCCACAGGAATTAAAGTTTTTGCTTGGACGGCGACAATTTGGAAAAGCAAACTTCATTTAGAAACGCCAATGTTGTTTGCTATGGGTGGGGTGATGATGTTTTTATTTGCAGGAATTACGGGAGTAATGCTAGGCGCGATGCCTTTCGATCTGCACGTTAACAATACTTATTTTATCGTCGGTCACTTCCACTATATCGTTTACAACACCATTACAATGGCTCTATTTGGAGGCATTTACTACTGGTTTCCCAAAATTTCAGGGAGGATGTACTTAGAAGGGTTGGGTAAGCTCCATTTTTGGCTAACTTTTATCGGCGCTAACCTTTGTTTTTTTCCGATGTTTCCTTTAGGTTTGCAGGGGATGGTTCGCCGTATCTCTTCTTACGATCCTCAATATGTAGATTGGAATATCTTAGCGAGTTTGGGGTCTTTTCTCCTGGGCGTTTCGATACTGCCTTTCATTGCTAACATTGCTTTTTCCTGGCTGCAAGGAAAAAAAGCAACAAAGAACCCTTGGTTGGCGACAGGACTAGAATGGACGACGAGTTCTCCGCCTCCTAAAGAAAATTTTGAAGAGATTCCGGTCGTTGACTTTCCTCCTTACGATTACGGTCGAGATAAATACTCGCATCCACACTTGGCGAATCGATAG
- a CDS encoding DUF2231 domain-containing protein, protein MNPQLIEQLKQIGIEVGANGLPYRFPLHPNFVHLTLGLFIIAIVFDFAGTLFPLERPILKFLALPVSRTHLFDVGWYNAVAGAAISFFTVGTGFFEILLAQPDSQVKSWGLGAGSTLLLHGVGGVVLLGAIVAMTVWRGYQRFDWRKNSPRQVQWSYLIAGVFLLGFMFVHGTLGAHLGAEFGVHNTAAQLIHLGENPGEVLKPY, encoded by the coding sequence ATGAATCCACAACTCATCGAACAGTTAAAACAAATCGGGATTGAAGTTGGGGCGAATGGCTTGCCCTACCGTTTTCCCCTGCATCCCAACTTCGTCCATTTGACGTTAGGTTTGTTTATTATCGCGATCGTGTTTGATTTTGCCGGGACGCTGTTTCCCCTCGAACGACCGATCCTCAAGTTTTTAGCCCTTCCCGTCAGTCGCACTCACTTATTTGATGTTGGTTGGTACAACGCCGTCGCCGGGGCAGCAATCTCTTTTTTCACCGTCGGAACGGGATTTTTTGAGATTCTCTTAGCCCAACCCGATTCCCAGGTCAAAAGTTGGGGATTGGGAGCGGGATCGACCTTGCTATTACACGGTGTCGGAGGCGTTGTCTTGCTGGGCGCGATCGTTGCCATGACCGTATGGCGGGGATATCAGCGTTTCGATTGGCGAAAAAATAGCCCCCGACAAGTGCAGTGGAGTTACTTAATCGCGGGCGTTTTTTTGCTTGGGTTTATGTTCGTTCATGGAACCCTTGGAGCGCACCTCGGAGCAGAATTCGGCGTTCACAATACCGCCGCCCAGTTAATTCATTTGGGAGAAAACCCAGGAGAAGTTTTAAAGCCTTATTAG
- a CDS encoding heme-copper oxidase subunit III: MENSTPDIQRIKDESPFNLPKLRKYFPAWLRNFLPIGGGHHHREEEKTLFGFLAFLISESFIFAVFIISYIALRATAETWIPPGVKGPEMSAQTLLSSIILLSSSIVIYFAERALKKRKIARFRLLWLMTVLMGAFFLYAEVKEWLGNDFSPSTGLLGSTYYLLTGFHGLHVAVGIILLTAMLIRSFIPRIYQKGHYGVTAISLFWHFVDVLWIVLFSLIYLWRG; the protein is encoded by the coding sequence ATGGAAAATTCGACTCCCGATATTCAAAGAATCAAAGATGAAAGCCCATTTAATCTTCCTAAACTGCGAAAGTATTTTCCCGCGTGGCTGCGCAACTTTTTGCCAATCGGTGGCGGACATCACCATCGCGAAGAAGAAAAAACGCTGTTCGGTTTTTTAGCTTTCTTAATTTCTGAAAGCTTTATTTTTGCTGTCTTTATTATTAGCTACATTGCTCTGCGCGCGACAGCCGAAACCTGGATTCCTCCTGGAGTTAAAGGGCCGGAAATGTCGGCGCAAACTCTTCTTAGCTCTATCATTTTGCTTTCTAGCAGTATCGTTATTTATTTTGCCGAACGCGCCCTCAAAAAAAGAAAAATAGCGCGGTTTCGCTTGCTGTGGTTGATGACGGTGCTGATGGGTGCGTTTTTTCTCTACGCCGAAGTGAAAGAATGGCTTGGGAATGATTTTAGTCCCTCTACGGGATTGTTAGGCTCGACTTACTATTTACTCACGGGCTTTCACGGATTGCACGTTGCGGTTGGTATTATTTTACTCACCGCGATGTTAATTCGTTCTTTTATTCCTCGTATTTATCAAAAGGGTCATTATGGGGTCACGGCAATTTCTCTGTTTTGGCATTTTGTAGATGTGCTGTGGATTGTGTTGTTTTCATTGATTTATCTTTGGAGAGGCTAA
- a CDS encoding DUF2231 domain-containing protein — protein sequence MLLLTLNDKNLPYPDPLHPIIVHFVIAMVFFAYFCDLVGYLSRKPTWLEVSWWNLLVASVAIFFAVIFGEFEAGLAEPYTAAQTALDWHTITGWSLSAILVGITAWRGVLRRQNPGKIPVVYLGVATLLVVLVFFQMYLGDLLAWVYGLHSPFVVKAIREGTLK from the coding sequence GTGCTGCTACTCACCTTAAATGACAAAAATCTACCCTACCCCGACCCCCTACACCCGATTATCGTTCACTTTGTCATCGCAATGGTTTTTTTCGCCTATTTTTGCGATCTGGTGGGATATCTCAGCCGCAAACCCACCTGGTTAGAAGTCAGTTGGTGGAATCTCCTCGTGGCTTCGGTTGCAATCTTTTTTGCTGTTATCTTCGGAGAATTTGAAGCTGGGTTAGCCGAACCCTATACCGCAGCCCAAACCGCCTTAGATTGGCATACAATTACCGGCTGGTCGCTTTCAGCTATTTTGGTCGGTATTACGGCTTGGCGGGGCGTTCTGCGGCGGCAAAATCCGGGTAAAATTCCTGTCGTTTATCTCGGTGTTGCCACCCTTTTGGTCGTTCTCGTTTTCTTTCAAATGTATCTCGGCGACTTGTTAGCTTGGGTTTATGGCTTGCATTCGCCTTTTGTCGTCAAAGCAATCCGAGAAGGCACTTTAAAATGA
- a CDS encoding glucosidase: MKLENWLMTEEEVRLKRDRDRVEYWKRWGPYLSERQWGTVREDYSPNGEAWDYFPHDIARSRAYRWGEDGIAGISDNHQRLCFSLSLWNGADAILKERLFGLTGSQGNHGEDVKEYYFYLDNTPTHSYMKYLYKYPHVAFPYDDLVAENRRRDRQNQEYELLDTGIFAENRYFDVAIEYAKRSPEDILIQISASNRGSEAKVLHLLPTLWFRNTWSWGKNVEKPSLKALQDGAEWRCIEAKEQNLGSRWLYCAKNPELLFVENETNLQRLFGVPNPSPYVKDGINNYVVNGQKEAVNPVGIGTKVAARYQVLIPPGQTQIIQLRLSNKADLTEPFGREFEQIFASRIQEANDFYDRFCSPELSPDKRNIQRQAFAGMLWNKQFYHYVVTEWLEGAPGQSPPPAQRQEGRNSRWQHFYSDDVLSMPDKWEYPWFAAWDLAFHTLPFAAIDPDYAKHQLHRLTREWYMHPNGQLPAYEWSFDDVNPPVHAWAAMQVYQIERQLYGRSDIKFLERVFQKLLLNFTWWVNRQDLKGKNVFEGGFLGLDNISIFDRSKPFPGGSYIQQSDGTAWMAMYSLNMLEIALELTQYNPVYEDIASKFFEHFIYIADAMNSLGCASTELWDDIDGFYYDVLNIPGREPIRLKVHSLVGIVALFAIATISHETLHRLPEFKRRATWFLENRPGLAMNIAYLEATGTEGISILSLLPLDRLRRILQRLLDENEFLSPWGIRSLSRYHTEHPFSLSFDGQDYCLDYEPAESTTGLFGGNSNWRGPIWFPINYLIIEALQKFDSYLGDDFKVECPTGSGQMMTLKQVAVELGNRLRRIFQQDSAGKRPVYGRTAQLQSDRYWRDLILFYEYFHGDNGAGLGASHQTGWTGLVAMLMPPLSDRNFFTEN, from the coding sequence GTGAAACTTGAAAATTGGCTTATGACGGAAGAAGAGGTAAGGTTAAAGCGCGATCGCGATCGCGTCGAATACTGGAAGCGCTGGGGTCCCTACCTCAGCGAGCGCCAGTGGGGAACCGTTAGGGAGGATTACAGCCCCAATGGAGAGGCTTGGGACTATTTTCCGCACGATATCGCCCGATCGCGCGCTTATCGTTGGGGAGAAGATGGGATCGCGGGGATTTCTGATAACCATCAGCGCCTCTGTTTTTCTCTCTCCCTCTGGAACGGTGCAGATGCGATTTTGAAGGAACGATTGTTCGGTCTGACGGGATCGCAAGGAAACCACGGGGAAGATGTTAAGGAATATTACTTCTATCTTGACAATACGCCAACTCATTCCTACATGAAATATTTGTATAAATATCCTCATGTTGCCTTTCCTTATGACGATTTAGTTGCTGAAAATCGCCGCCGCGATCGCCAAAACCAGGAATACGAACTACTCGATACGGGGATATTTGCTGAAAATCGTTATTTTGACGTAGCGATCGAGTATGCCAAGCGATCGCCGGAAGATATTTTAATTCAGATTTCCGCTAGCAATCGCGGCAGCGAGGCGAAAGTCTTACACCTTTTGCCGACCTTATGGTTTCGCAATACTTGGTCTTGGGGGAAAAATGTTGAGAAGCCGTCGCTTAAAGCCCTTCAGGACGGTGCGGAATGGCGATGTATTGAAGCAAAAGAACAGAATCTCGGTTCGCGCTGGCTTTACTGTGCAAAGAATCCCGAACTGCTTTTCGTGGAAAATGAAACCAACCTCCAGCGACTTTTTGGGGTTCCCAATCCATCGCCCTACGTCAAAGATGGCATTAATAATTATGTCGTCAACGGTCAAAAAGAGGCAGTAAATCCTGTCGGTATCGGCACTAAAGTTGCCGCTCGCTATCAAGTTTTAATTCCTCCCGGTCAGACGCAAATCATTCAGTTGCGACTGAGCAATAAGGCAGATTTAACCGAGCCGTTTGGTCGCGAATTCGAGCAAATCTTCGCCAGTCGCATTCAAGAAGCCAATGACTTTTACGATCGCTTCTGTTCCCCCGAACTCTCCCCAGACAAGCGCAACATTCAACGACAAGCGTTTGCTGGGATGTTATGGAACAAGCAATTCTACCATTACGTTGTTACCGAATGGCTCGAGGGCGCTCCCGGACAATCCCCGCCCCCAGCGCAAAGACAAGAAGGACGAAATAGTCGCTGGCAGCATTTTTATAGCGATGACGTGCTTTCAATGCCCGATAAGTGGGAATATCCCTGGTTTGCGGCTTGGGATTTAGCCTTTCATACCCTACCTTTTGCGGCGATCGATCCCGATTACGCCAAGCACCAATTACATCGATTGACCCGCGAATGGTATATGCACCCTAACGGTCAGTTGCCCGCCTACGAATGGTCGTTTGATGATGTTAATCCCCCCGTTCATGCTTGGGCGGCAATGCAAGTTTATCAAATCGAACGACAACTTTACGGGCGATCGGATATCAAGTTTTTAGAGAGGGTTTTTCAAAAACTCTTACTAAATTTTACTTGGTGGGTAAATCGGCAAGATTTAAAAGGAAAAAATGTATTTGAGGGCGGTTTTTTAGGCTTAGATAATATCAGTATTTTCGATCGCAGCAAACCGTTCCCAGGAGGCAGTTACATCCAACAATCTGACGGAACAGCTTGGATGGCGATGTATTCCTTAAATATGCTAGAAATTGCCTTAGAGTTAACTCAATACAATCCAGTTTACGAAGATATTGCCAGCAAGTTTTTCGAGCATTTTATTTACATTGCCGATGCGATGAATAGTTTGGGTTGTGCCTCAACAGAGTTGTGGGATGATATCGACGGATTTTATTACGATGTTCTCAATATACCGGGGCGAGAACCCATTCGCTTAAAGGTTCATTCTTTAGTGGGAATCGTGGCTTTATTCGCGATCGCAACAATTTCTCACGAAACATTACATCGCTTACCAGAGTTTAAGCGGCGAGCGACTTGGTTTCTAGAAAATCGTCCGGGTTTAGCTATGAATATCGCTTATTTAGAAGCGACGGGGACAGAAGGGATCAGCATCTTATCCCTATTACCGCTAGATCGACTGAGGCGGATTCTACAAAGGTTGCTCGATGAAAATGAGTTCCTCAGTCCGTGGGGAATTCGTTCTTTATCTCGCTACCATACCGAACATCCTTTTTCACTTTCTTTCGATGGGCAAGACTATTGCCTCGACTACGAACCCGCCGAATCGACAACAGGTTTATTTGGGGGAAACTCCAACTGGCGCGGTCCGATTTGGTTTCCGATTAACTACTTAATTATTGAAGCTTTGCAGAAATTTGATAGCTATCTAGGCGACGATTTTAAAGTGGAATGTCCGACGGGTTCCGGGCAAATGATGACCTTGAAACAAGTTGCTGTCGAATTAGGGAATCGCTTAAGGAGAATTTTTCAGCAAGATTCTGCGGGAAAGCGACCGGTTTATGGGAGAACCGCGCAGCTTCAAAGCGATCGCTACTGGCGAGATTTAATCCTATTTTATGAATACTTTCACGGGGATAATGGTGCTGGGTTAGGTGCTTCTCACCAAACGGGTTGGACGGGGCTAGTGGCGATGTTGATGCCCCCATTAAGCGATCGCAATTTTTTCACTGAAAACTGA
- a CDS encoding cytochrome c oxidase subunit II: MSRTFEYIAIALGVVAIVVTSYGLGKLSYSWMPLEASTDAREIDHLFSFLVTMGSVIFLVVMGMLIYSLIFNRAAPGDYTEGHAFRHNWKLEVVWLVVPTLLVLWIGIYSFNIYVRMDVAGPKELLASASQPKDLEVAATNTNQALVTIGVVAKQWAWDFHYPDGKIDRELHLPVDRRVRLMLQSEDVLHGFYVPEFRIKQDIIPTRDIAFQFIPNRVGKYKLHDSQLSGTYFALMEADVYVETQEDYQQWLARESDNAARNLAALEYTNPHERVFDSHYPTVVPARSEEITASNDAIAKN; the protein is encoded by the coding sequence ATGAGTAGAACTTTTGAATATATCGCGATCGCGCTTGGCGTAGTAGCGATCGTTGTAACGAGCTATGGGTTGGGAAAACTTTCCTATTCCTGGATGCCCCTAGAAGCCTCAACTGATGCCCGAGAAATCGACCATTTATTTAGCTTCCTCGTCACGATGGGGTCGGTCATTTTTTTGGTAGTGATGGGAATGCTAATCTATTCCCTAATTTTTAATCGAGCCGCTCCTGGCGACTACACCGAAGGACACGCTTTTAGACATAACTGGAAATTAGAAGTTGTTTGGTTGGTCGTCCCTACCTTACTGGTCTTGTGGATTGGCATTTATAGCTTTAATATTTATGTTCGTATGGATGTGGCAGGCCCCAAAGAACTATTAGCTTCTGCTAGCCAACCCAAGGATTTAGAAGTAGCGGCTACAAATACGAACCAAGCGTTAGTAACGATTGGCGTAGTTGCCAAACAATGGGCTTGGGATTTCCATTACCCCGATGGAAAGATCGATCGCGAGCTACATCTACCTGTCGATCGACGGGTTCGTTTGATGTTACAGTCAGAAGACGTACTGCACGGCTTTTACGTCCCCGAATTTCGGATCAAACAAGATATTATTCCCACTCGCGATATTGCCTTTCAATTTATTCCGAATCGCGTCGGAAAATACAAGCTACACGATTCCCAATTAAGCGGCACTTACTTCGCACTGATGGAAGCCGATGTCTATGTAGAGACACAAGAAGACTATCAACAATGGTTGGCACGAGAGAGCGATAACGCCGCTAGGAATTTGGCAGCTTTGGAATATACTAATCCGCACGAAAGAGTTTTTGATAGTCATTATCCCACTGTCGTTCCGGCTCGTTCTGAAGAAATTACTGCAAGCAATGACGCGATCGCGAAAAATTAG
- a CDS encoding alkene reductase gives MSLPHLFSTLQVGALKLPNRILMAPLTRCRADRDHVPTSLMAEYYSQRASAGAIIAEATAVMPGCSAFGADPGIHNDAQVAGWKEVTDAVHAKEGRIVLQLWHGGRACHPLLNDGAIPVAPSAIPITNDEFHGPQGKVPYVTPRTLEDDEIPTIIAGFKSAAENAKTAGFDGIEIHGANGYLLDEFLRDGSNQRSGAYGGSVENRARLMLEVLEATIDVWGSDRVGLRLSPLNSYNSMKDSDPIGTFAWLAARLNDYNLAYLHVMRADFLGEQQGDVLTPIREAYNGVLIGNTGYTAEEAENAIANGQLDAIAFGTLFLANPDLPTRFAQNAPLNDPVPSKFYSPGAEGYTDYPYLAEANV, from the coding sequence ATGTCACTACCTCATCTCTTTTCCACGCTGCAAGTCGGTGCTTTAAAGCTTCCTAACCGAATCCTCATGGCTCCTCTCACCCGCTGCCGTGCCGATCGAGACCATGTTCCGACTTCATTAATGGCAGAATATTACAGTCAACGCGCTAGTGCTGGAGCGATTATTGCAGAAGCGACGGCGGTTATGCCGGGTTGTTCTGCATTTGGTGCCGATCCCGGAATTCATAATGATGCTCAGGTTGCGGGCTGGAAGGAAGTCACCGATGCGGTTCATGCTAAAGAAGGTCGGATTGTTCTTCAACTATGGCATGGGGGTCGAGCTTGTCACCCGTTATTAAATGATGGTGCAATTCCGGTGGCTCCGAGTGCAATTCCGATTACAAACGACGAATTCCACGGGCCGCAGGGTAAAGTTCCTTATGTCACTCCTCGCACGTTAGAGGATGATGAAATTCCGACGATTATTGCTGGGTTCAAATCGGCGGCAGAAAATGCAAAAACTGCTGGATTCGATGGCATTGAAATTCACGGCGCAAACGGTTATTTACTCGATGAATTTCTGCGGGACGGTAGCAATCAACGCAGTGGTGCTTATGGCGGTTCGGTAGAGAATCGCGCGCGTTTGATGCTGGAAGTATTGGAGGCGACAATCGATGTTTGGGGGAGCGATCGCGTGGGTTTAAGACTCTCGCCGCTCAATAGTTACAATAGTATGAAAGATAGCGATCCCATCGGTACGTTCGCTTGGCTAGCTGCTCGTCTCAACGATTACAATCTTGCCTATCTGCACGTGATGCGGGCTGATTTTCTGGGCGAACAGCAAGGCGACGTGCTGACTCCAATTCGCGAAGCCTATAATGGTGTCTTAATTGGCAATACCGGCTATACCGCAGAAGAGGCGGAAAACGCGATCGCTAACGGTCAATTGGATGCGATCGCTTTTGGAACCTTGTTTTTAGCAAATCCCGATCTCCCGACTCGCTTTGCTCAAAATGCGCCGCTCAACGATCCAGTTCCGAGCAAGTTTTATTCACCTGGAGCGGAGGGATATACGGATTATCCTTACTTGGCTGAGGCTAATGTTTAA
- a CDS encoding glucose 1-dehydrogenase, with product MKKLENKVAIVTGGSGGIGQSICQFLAREGAKVVINYHSDAQEAQETQEKIQEVGSESHIVQTNLAKVDQIENLVRESIERFGKVDVLVNNAGIEKRADFWDVTEEDYDLVLNINLKAVFFATQAVVKHFRATNNPGKIINISSVHEELPFPHFTSYCASKGGLKMITRNLAVELGSMGITINNVSPGAIATPINQNLLNNPELLQKVTKNIPLGHLGEPEDVAALVAFLASDEAKYITGSTFYVDGGLLWNYQEQ from the coding sequence GTGAAAAAGTTAGAAAATAAAGTTGCAATTGTAACCGGCGGCAGCGGCGGAATCGGACAAAGTATTTGTCAGTTTCTAGCGCGAGAAGGAGCCAAAGTGGTCATTAATTATCACTCTGATGCCCAAGAAGCGCAAGAGACTCAAGAAAAGATCCAAGAAGTGGGTTCGGAAAGTCACATCGTTCAGACTAATCTCGCTAAAGTAGACCAGATTGAAAACTTAGTTCGAGAAAGCATCGAGCGCTTTGGCAAAGTCGATGTTCTGGTGAACAATGCGGGAATCGAAAAACGCGCTGATTTTTGGGATGTTACAGAAGAAGACTACGATTTAGTCTTAAATATCAATCTCAAAGCCGTCTTTTTTGCGACCCAAGCTGTAGTTAAGCATTTTAGAGCCACCAACAATCCCGGCAAAATCATCAATATCAGTTCCGTTCACGAAGAACTCCCTTTTCCTCACTTTACGTCTTACTGTGCCAGTAAAGGCGGACTCAAAATGATAACTCGCAATCTAGCTGTAGAATTAGGTTCGATGGGCATTACGATTAATAATGTCTCTCCCGGCGCGATCGCTACGCCCATTAATCAGAACTTACTCAACAATCCCGAACTGCTCCAAAAAGTCACGAAAAATATTCCCCTCGGACATTTGGGAGAACCCGAAGATGTTGCCGCACTCGTCGCGTTTTTAGCGTCCGATGAAGCGAAATATATCACGGGTTCGACTTTTTACGTCGATGGCGGTCTGTTGTGGAATTATCAAGAGCAGTAA
- a CDS encoding NAD(P)/FAD-dependent oxidoreductase: MNRSNPTVIIGAGFAGLFTALHLRDRDYPGSVVAIDPQERFVFKPMLYEMLTGELEENAVCPTYAELLDGSGIDWVRDEVKSLDLAKKQVTLASGTQYCYHRLVLTAGSVQGYLGTEGAQENAFAFRTREDAIALKSHLQDCLQQSLQTEDDQQRQSRLTFAVVGAGPAGIEMAATLADLLPSWYGKMGGKVGKIRIVLANHSQEILSGDANEALQEPALKALQARTVPVELLLGVGVKAVYRDRVEYQPAESDRTETLATQTTIWTAGTDLNPLIKSLSSQIPKEHLDKHGLPLVNPTLQLLDFPDVFAAGDCAIVAEHSEPPLAQVAYQQGETIASNLIALSQGKPLQTSEVNLRGTLLKLGLNNSIANLFDKVQIDGKSGDILRSLTYLELLPTPWHNFKATSEWIKEEVFHRYYQPEVYTDRAGKRHILTPKEEKARSLVKALAILAPLALLGAAYLALRTPPSEKLSPRPSTSPTQTDP, from the coding sequence ATGAATCGATCGAATCCAACAGTAATTATCGGGGCAGGTTTTGCCGGACTCTTTACGGCTCTGCATTTGCGCGATCGCGACTATCCGGGTTCGGTTGTGGCGATCGACCCGCAGGAGCGATTTGTTTTCAAACCCATGCTCTACGAAATGTTAACCGGAGAACTCGAGGAAAACGCAGTTTGTCCGACTTATGCCGAGTTGCTAGACGGAAGCGGAATCGATTGGGTTCGGGATGAAGTAAAGTCGTTAGATTTAGCGAAAAAGCAAGTCACTTTAGCGTCTGGTACGCAATATTGCTACCACCGCTTGGTACTGACGGCGGGCAGCGTGCAGGGATATCTGGGAACGGAAGGGGCGCAGGAAAACGCTTTTGCGTTCCGGACGCGAGAAGATGCGATCGCGTTGAAATCCCACTTGCAAGACTGTTTGCAGCAGTCCCTTCAGACTGAGGACGACCAACAGCGACAATCGCGACTAACCTTTGCCGTTGTCGGTGCGGGGCCGGCGGGTATAGAAATGGCAGCCACCCTCGCCGATTTGCTGCCCAGTTGGTACGGAAAAATGGGCGGCAAGGTTGGGAAGATTCGCATTGTTTTAGCCAATCACAGTCAGGAAATTCTTTCGGGGGATGCGAACGAAGCACTCCAAGAACCGGCGCTGAAAGCTTTGCAAGCGAGAACTGTGCCGGTAGAATTGCTGTTAGGCGTGGGCGTGAAGGCTGTTTATCGCGATCGCGTGGAGTATCAACCCGCCGAGAGCGATCGCACCGAAACTTTAGCAACCCAAACGACGATTTGGACGGCAGGAACCGACCTCAATCCCCTCATTAAAAGCCTGAGTTCGCAAATTCCCAAAGAGCATTTAGACAAACACGGTCTTCCCCTCGTTAATCCCACCTTACAACTGCTCGATTTTCCCGATGTCTTTGCTGCCGGAGATTGCGCAATTGTTGCCGAGCATTCCGAACCGCCGCTAGCTCAAGTTGCTTACCAACAAGGAGAAACAATTGCTAGTAATCTCATCGCGCTCAGTCAAGGGAAACCGCTTCAAACCAGCGAGGTTAATTTACGCGGAACCTTGTTAAAATTAGGCCTCAACAATAGCATTGCCAATCTGTTTGATAAGGTTCAAATTGACGGCAAAAGCGGCGACATTCTCCGCAGTTTGACTTATTTAGAACTCCTGCCGACTCCTTGGCATAACTTTAAAGCAACGAGCGAATGGATTAAGGAAGAAGTTTTCCACCGCTATTACCAACCTGAAGTTTATACCGATCGCGCGGGTAAACGACACATTCTCACCCCAAAAGAAGAAAAAGCGCGATCGCTGGTTAAAGCTTTAGCAATCTTAGCGCCGCTTGCCCTCCTTGGGGCAGCCTACCTCGCATTGCGAACGCCCCCCTCCGAAAAACTCAGCCCCCGTCCCTCAACCTCCCCCACTCAAACGGATCCTTAA